One genomic window of Fusarium keratoplasticum isolate Fu6.1 chromosome 3, whole genome shotgun sequence includes the following:
- a CDS encoding MFS domain-containing protein — translation MARPGFPSSDGEDAGSIKSQSTLTRTDVEGAANYSTNVEAEKVSDEPDTNPNIVDWDGPDDPHNPLNWPSRSKVIQVVIVSLFTLNANLAATMYAPGAHELAAEFNITNSTVVALTVSLYVLGFAIGPLFLAPLSELYGRLIIYYVCHVLFIGFTFGCAFSKNTGMFLAFRLLGGCAASGPISVGGGSIADLYPAHERGKAMALFSMGPLIGPVIGPIIGGFVSQNIGWRWTFRLILIVAGVILVATVVFVGETNAAVLIRRKTESLRKETGNDKLVPKFDRAETPKQMLLRAIVRPLKMLIFSPIVLLMSLYTGIIFGMIFLLFTTFTSVFSGTYGFSVGISGLVYLGLGIGMMLGLFTFSKTSDKLMKMKADQGGSKPEDRLILMKWLGITTPGGFFWYGWSAYYHTHWIVPILGTLFIGVGALFVIVPGQLYLVDCFGAEAAASALAANLLIRCPFGAFLDLAAPSLYDKLDLGWGNTVLGFIVLAFTPVPFLFHAYGETLRKKFPVDL, via the exons ATGGCGAGACCGGGCTTTCCATCCTCGGATGGGGAAGATGCTGGAAGCATAAAGTCTCAGTCTACTTTGACACGAACCGACGTCGAGGGGGCTGCTAACTACTCGACAAATGTAGAAGCGGAAAAGGTGTCGGATGAACCAGACACGAACCCCAACATTGTCGACTGGGACGGCCCAGATGATCCCCATAACCCACTTAACTGGCCAAGCAGGAGTAAGGTCATCCAAGTGGTGATTGTGAGCCTGTTCACTCTCAATGC AAATCTCGCTGCTACCATGTACGCACCTGGTGCACACGAACTGGCCGCCGAATTCAACATCACAAACTCCACAGTCGTCGCACTGACTGTCAGTCTCTACGTCCTGGGTTTCGCCATTggccctctcttcctcgcgcCTCTCTCCGAACTATACGGCCGTCTCATCATTTACTATGTCTGCCATGTCTTGTTCATCGGTTTCACCTTTGGATGCGCTTTCAGCAAAAATACTGGCATGTTTCTTGCCTTCCGCTTGCTTGGAGGCTGCGCCGCCTCTGGTCCCATAAGTGTTGGAGGCGGTTCCATCGCTGATCTGTATCCTGCCCACGAGCGCGGAAAGGCTATGGCTCTGTTTAGCATGGGACCTCTTATTGGGCCC GTCATTGGCCCCATTATTGGCGGATTCGTTTCTCAGAATATTGGCTGGCGGTGGACCTTTCGACTCATCCTGATTGTT GCCGGTGTCATTCTTGTTGCCACAGTTGTCTTTGTCGGCGAGACCAACGCTGCCGTTCTCATACGCCGCAAGACTGAAAGCCTTCGCAAGGAAACAGGAAATGACAAGCTTGTTCCCAAGTTTGATAGGGCCGAGACACCAAAGCAGATGCTCCTCCGCGCCATCGTCCGCCCCCTCAAGATGCTCATCTTCTCGCCCATCGTCCTGCTCATGTCGCTCTACACGGGTATCATCTTTGGCATGATCTTTTTGCTCTTCACGACTTTTACGTCAGTCTTTTCTGGCACCTATGGGTTCAGCGTCGGCATTTCGGGACTGGTctaccttggccttggtaTTGGAATGATGCTTGGCTTGTTTACCTTTTCCAAGACCAGCGACAAGCtcatgaagatgaaggcagACCAAGGAGGCTCGAAGCCAGAGGATAGACTCATTCTCATGAAATGGCTCGGAATCACCACCCCAGGGGGCTTCTTCTGGTATGGCTGGTCCGCCTACTACCACACCCACTGGATCGTTCCCATTCTCGGCACGCTCTTTATCGGTGTCGGAGCTCTCTTTGTCATTGTCCCCGGACAGCTCTACCTAGTGGACTGCTTCGGAGCCGAAGCAGCTGCTTCAGCCCTTGCGGCCAACTTGCTCATTCGTTGTCCCTTTGGTGCTTTCTTGGATTTGGCTGCCCCATCATTGTACGAcaagcttgatcttggatgGGGCAACACGGTGCTGGGATTCATCGTCTTGGCATTTACGCCTgttccttttcttttccatGCCTATGGAGAGACACTAAGGAAGAAGTTTCCGGTTGATCTGTAG